One Etheostoma spectabile isolate EspeVRDwgs_2016 chromosome 12, UIUC_Espe_1.0, whole genome shotgun sequence genomic window carries:
- the prpf38b gene encoding pre-mRNA-splicing factor 38B: MANVGNQLPTQAVSKPAPGKHGNVLPLWGNEKTMNLNPMILTNVLSSPYFKVQLYELKTYHEVVDEIYFKVTHAEPWEKGSRKTAGQTGMCGGVRGVGTGGIVSTAFCLLYKLFTLKLTRKQLMGLITHTDSPYIRALGFMYIRYTQPPADLVEWYDGFLDDEEELDVKAGGGCVMTIGEMLRSFLTKLEWFSTLFPRIPVPVQKIIDQQMKARPRKVAPKETQEEEEAAVAEAGGQGERRHSRTPRRTPSPRRSPKRSRSRSHHREKERHGPSFDRELERERDRQKKERDGRDRDRGDRERRRSRSADRNQDRRERRRSRSGSRERRNERKDKERDGGEDKSRRKDREHHKDRGAEGERSKDKKTRGETDDRRHKDDRERHREERKAKRLSRSRSRDRKHRSGGEEKVRKVEGSHSRDRDRERDGEQRSHKSSGSKERSHHQRESSNDHCKQSEGRSRSTE; the protein is encoded by the exons ATGGCTAACGTCGGAAACCAGCTACCAACACAGGCCGTTAGCAAGCCTGCACCAGGAAAACATGGAAATGTATTGCCCCTGTGGGGCAACGAAAAGACAATGAACCTCAACCCAATGATTCTTACGAATGTGCTGTCTTCGCCGTATTTCAAAGTTCAGCTTTATGAACTAAAGACCTACCATGAAGTTGTGGACGAAATCTACTTCAAG GTGACTCACGCTGAGCCTTGGGAAAAAGGAAGCAGAAAGACAGCAGGCCAGACTGGAATGTGCGGAGGG GTGCGTGGAGTTGGGACCGGTGGTATTGTGTCCACTGCTTTCTGTCTTCTATACAAACTGTTTACTCTCAAGCTGACTCGCAAACAGCTGATGGGTCTGATCACTCACACAGACTCGCCATACATCAGAGCACTTGGCTTCATGTACATAag ATACACTCAGCCCCCAGCAGACTTGGTAGAATGGTACGATGGCTTCCTGGATGATGAGGAG GAGCTGGACGTGAAGGCCGGGGGGGGCTGCGTGATGACCATTGGAGAGATGCTGCGCTCCTTCCTGACCAAGCTGGAGTGGTTCTCCACCCTGTTCCCCCGTATCCCCGTGCCCGTGCAGAAGATCATTGACCAGCAGATGAAGGCCAGGCCTCGTAAGGTCGCTCCAAAGGAAacgcaggaggaggaggaagctgCCGTGGCAGAGGCGGGGGGGCAAGGGGAAAGACGCCACTCCAG GACACCCAGGCGGACACCGAGCCCCCGAAGGTCACCCAAGCGGTCGCGGAGCAGAAGCCACCACCGCGAGAAAGAGCGCCACGGCCCCAGCTTCGACCGCGAGCTGGAGAGAGAGCGCGACCGCCAGAAGAAGGAGAGGGACGGCAGGGACCGGGACCGAGGGGACAGGGAGAGACGGCGGTCCCGCAGTGCAGACAGGAACCAAGACCGGCGAGAACGTAGAAGAAGTCGCAGTGGCAGCCGGGAACGAAGGAACGAACGCAAGGACAAAGAAAGGGACGGCGGGGAGGACAAGAGCAGGAGGAAGGACAGGGAACACCACAAAGATAGAGGGGCTGAGGGGGAGAGGTCCAAGGATAAAAAGACCAGGGGAGAGACTGACGACAGGAGGCACAAAGACGACAGGGAGAGgcacagagaagagaggaaggcCAAAAGGTTGAGCCGGAGTCGAAGCAGGGACAGGAAGCACCGTAGCGGGGGGGAGGAGAAGGTCAGGAAAGTagagggcagccacagcagagATAGAGACAGGGAGCGAGACGGAGAACAGCGTTCTCACAAAAGTAGTGGTAGCAAAGAGAGGAGCCATCATCAGCGAGAGTCCAGTAACGACCATTGTAAACAAAGTGAAGGCAGGAGTCGGAGCACTGAGTAA